The following proteins come from a genomic window of Elgaria multicarinata webbii isolate HBS135686 ecotype San Diego chromosome 10, rElgMul1.1.pri, whole genome shotgun sequence:
- the C1QTNF7 gene encoding complement C1q tumor necrosis factor-related protein 7 isoform X1 codes for MLQLQRKHRILLEYLSTVAAAQAPRMFVLLYVTSFALYTSGQPLHSHFKGENYSTRYVCSIPGLPGPAGLPGDHGSPGPHGRIGIPGRDGRDGRKGEKGEKGNAGLRGKTGPVGQSGEKGDQGEPGKKGPTGMGGTKGDVGPVGPAGPKGNKGERGKTGLPGICKCGKIVLKSAFSVGITTSYPEERLPIIFNKVLFNEGGHYNPSNGKFICAIPGIYYFSYDITLANKHLAIGLVHNGKFRIKTFDANTGNHDVASGSTVIYLQPEDEVWLEIFYTDQNGLFADPTWADSLFSGFLLYVDTDYLDALSDEDEL; via the exons CACCAAGGATGTTTGTGTTGCTCTATGTCACAAGTTTTGCCCTCTATACAAGTGGGCAGCCGCTTCACAGCCATTTTAAAGGAGAAAATTATTCTACAAGATACGTTTGTAGCATACCTGGATTGCCAGGTCCTGCAGGTCTTCCTGGAGATCACGGATCGCCTGGACCTCATGGGCGCATAGGTATCCCAGGCCGAGACGGTAGAGATGGCAGGAAGGGAGAAAAGGGTGAGAAAGGAAATGCAg GTTTAAGAGGAAAGACCGGTCCTGTAGGACAATCTGGGGAGAAAGGAGACCAAGGAGAACCTGGTAAAAAAGGACCTACTGGAATGGGAGGTACTAAAGGTGATGTGGGTCCTGTTGGTCCAGCAGGCCCGAAAGGGAATAAAGGAGAAAGAGGGAAAACAGGTTTGCCAGGAATCTGTAAATGTGGGAAAATAGTACTGAAATCTGCCTTCTCTGTTGGGATCACCACGAGTTACCCAGAGGAAAGATTACCAATCATATTCAATAAAGTCCTATTCAATGAAGGTGGACATTATAATCCTTCAAATGGGAAGTTTATATGTGCCATCCCAGGGATTTATTACTTCTCCTATGACATCACCTTGGCAAATAAACATCTTGCCATTGGCTTAGTTCATAATGGCAAATTTCGGATAAAAACATTTGATGCTAATACAGGAAACCATGATGTAGCTTCTGGGTCAACAGTGATTTATCTTCAGCCAGAGGATGAAGTATGGCTTGAGATCTTCTACACTGATCAGAATGGCCTGTTTGCTGATCCCACATGGGCAGACAGTCTGTTTTCAGGATTTCTTTTATATGTTGATACAGACTATCTTGATGCTCTATCAGATGAAGATGAACTGTGA
- the C1QTNF7 gene encoding complement C1q tumor necrosis factor-related protein 7 isoform X2 yields MKAPRMFVLLYVTSFALYTSGQPLHSHFKGENYSTRYVCSIPGLPGPAGLPGDHGSPGPHGRIGIPGRDGRDGRKGEKGEKGNAGLRGKTGPVGQSGEKGDQGEPGKKGPTGMGGTKGDVGPVGPAGPKGNKGERGKTGLPGICKCGKIVLKSAFSVGITTSYPEERLPIIFNKVLFNEGGHYNPSNGKFICAIPGIYYFSYDITLANKHLAIGLVHNGKFRIKTFDANTGNHDVASGSTVIYLQPEDEVWLEIFYTDQNGLFADPTWADSLFSGFLLYVDTDYLDALSDEDEL; encoded by the exons CACCAAGGATGTTTGTGTTGCTCTATGTCACAAGTTTTGCCCTCTATACAAGTGGGCAGCCGCTTCACAGCCATTTTAAAGGAGAAAATTATTCTACAAGATACGTTTGTAGCATACCTGGATTGCCAGGTCCTGCAGGTCTTCCTGGAGATCACGGATCGCCTGGACCTCATGGGCGCATAGGTATCCCAGGCCGAGACGGTAGAGATGGCAGGAAGGGAGAAAAGGGTGAGAAAGGAAATGCAg GTTTAAGAGGAAAGACCGGTCCTGTAGGACAATCTGGGGAGAAAGGAGACCAAGGAGAACCTGGTAAAAAAGGACCTACTGGAATGGGAGGTACTAAAGGTGATGTGGGTCCTGTTGGTCCAGCAGGCCCGAAAGGGAATAAAGGAGAAAGAGGGAAAACAGGTTTGCCAGGAATCTGTAAATGTGGGAAAATAGTACTGAAATCTGCCTTCTCTGTTGGGATCACCACGAGTTACCCAGAGGAAAGATTACCAATCATATTCAATAAAGTCCTATTCAATGAAGGTGGACATTATAATCCTTCAAATGGGAAGTTTATATGTGCCATCCCAGGGATTTATTACTTCTCCTATGACATCACCTTGGCAAATAAACATCTTGCCATTGGCTTAGTTCATAATGGCAAATTTCGGATAAAAACATTTGATGCTAATACAGGAAACCATGATGTAGCTTCTGGGTCAACAGTGATTTATCTTCAGCCAGAGGATGAAGTATGGCTTGAGATCTTCTACACTGATCAGAATGGCCTGTTTGCTGATCCCACATGGGCAGACAGTCTGTTTTCAGGATTTCTTTTATATGTTGATACAGACTATCTTGATGCTCTATCAGATGAAGATGAACTGTGA